The Verrucomicrobiia bacterium DNA window TCTTCGCGATGATCCGCGCCGGCAGTCCCCGCCGCGCGTTCTCCGCCTCCCGCCGTATCAAGGCCACCACCCGCCCGTGCAGCTCAAACGGCGCCAGCACCAGCTTCTTCATCGGCAGATACTGGCAGACCCCCGTCAGCAAATTGAAAAAATTCGTCGCGTCCTCCACAAAATCCTCCCGGCACGTGAAAAAACCCACATCCGTGTACAGCCGCGCCGTGGTGGGATTGTAATTCCCCGTGGACAAATGCAGATAGCGCCGGATGCCCTCCTCTTCATTGCGCACCACCAGCGTCACCTTCGCGTGAATCTTGTACCCCACCAGCCCATACACCACATGCACCCCCGCCTCCTCCAACTGGCGCGCCCATTCAATGTTGTTGGCCTCGTCAAACCGCGCCTTCAGCTCCACCCCCGCCGTCACCTGCTTGCCATTCCGCACCGCCTGCCGCAACGCCCCCACAATCCGCGGATCCCCCCCCGTCCGGTACAGCGTCTGCTTGATGGCCAGCACCTGCGGATCCTCCGCCGCCTGCTGCAAAAAATCCACCACGCTCTGAAACGACTCATACGGATGATGCAACAGCACATCCTGCCGCCGGATCACCGCAAACAAATCGCTCCGCCCCCGCAACGCCGGCGCCACCCGCGGCGTAAACGGCGGATCCCGCAGCTCCGGCGAATGTTCCCCCTCCAGCAGCGCCATCAACCGCACCGGATTCATCGGCCCGTTGATCAAATACAAATCCTCCTCGCTCAAATTCAAATGCTGCAGCAGCTCCTGCCGGATGTCCTCCGGACAATCATGCTGCACCGCCAGCCGCACCGCATCCCCCCGCCGCCGCCGGTGCAGCTCCTCCGCCACCGCCTCCAGCAGGTTGGACACATCCTCCTCATCAATGTACAGCTCGCTGTTGCGCGTCACCCGAAACAGCCAGTGCCCCAAAATCTTGCTCCCGGCAAACAAATCCCCCAGAAACAAACCAATCACATGGCTTTGCAGAATGTAATCCCGCCTCCCATCCTCCCGCGGCAGCCGCAACAACCGCGGCAGATTCTGCGGCACCTGCACGATCGCCAGCCGGATTTGCCGCCGCTTCCCCGGCCCCTGCACCGCCAGCCGCACAATCAAATTCAACGACTTGTTCAGCACCAGCGGAAACGGATGCGTCGGATCAATCCCCATCGGCGTCAGCACCGGCCGCGCATATTTGCGATAAAAACCCTCCAAAAACGCCACATCCGCCCGGCTCAAATCCTTCGCCTCCAGCAGCCGGATGCCCCGCTCCGCCAGCGCCGGACGCAACACCTGATTCCAGCACCGGTACTGCTCCTCCACAAACCGGTGAATCCGCCGCGACAACGCCTTGAACAGCTCCGGCGGCGTGTATCCATCCGCCTCCCGCTGCCACACCCCGCTCTCCAACTGCTGCTTCAACCCCGCCACCCGCACCTCAAAAAACTCGTCCAAATTGGAGCTGGTGATCGCCAGAAACTTCACCCGCTCCAGCAACGGCACCGACGCGTCCATCGCCTCATTCAACACCCGCTGATTGAACTCCATCCAGCTCAACTCGCGGTTGAGATACAACGGTACTTCCACTGGGCTTTTCTCGGCCATGAACCAATCAAAGTACGCTACTATGCCATAAACCGGCTGTTTGGCGAGTGCAGAAAAAAACCGGCGCGGGCGCACTTTGCGGCCCCCGCCCCGCGCCGGACGATTCCTCTTCTCCTCCGCTTACCGCCCCATCAAATGCTCCAGCACCATCTGATCCAGCGCCTGGTAATCCCGCGCGGCGATCAGTTGCTGCGCCGCCTTCTCGTCAAACGTCCGCGCCTTCTCCACCAGCCGCAAAAACGTCGCCCGGCTGTTGATCAAATGCGCCATCCAGTGCTCCTCCTTGGTCGTGCGAAACGGATGCACATCAAACGCCACATATTCCCCCCGCCGCCCATAACCATTCCGCTCCAGCGCCCGCACCTGATTGAATGCCACCCGCAGATTGGCGCTCCCAAACGGTTTGTCCTGGTCAAACTTCAATCCGTTTTGATCGTTCAAATGAATGCTCCACAGCTTCCCGAACGCCATCGCAAAATCTATCTCGTCCGCCGGATCCAGCCCCGCCAGTATCGCGTGCGCCGTCTCAATCAAACACCCCACCCGCTTCGGATCACACGTCAGTTGCGCCAGCGCCAGCGCGTGCCCAATCGTCGGAATGTACGCCACATCCATCGGCTCGTTGGGCTTCGGCTCGATCGCAATGCGAATCTTCTTGTCGTACTCCAACTGCGCATCAATCGCCTCCACCAGATAATCCACACACTTCCGCGCATTCTTCGCCTCCCGCAGGTACGACCCCTCCCGGGCCAGCCACAGCACAATCAAATCCGTCCCCAGATACCGCGCCACATCAATGCACCGCTTCGACCGCTCAATCGCGTACCGCCGGCACTTCGGATCATTGCTCGTGTACGCCCCATCGATGGTCATCGGACTGAACCACAACCGCGGCGCCACAATCTCCGCCGCTATCCCCAGATCATCCAGCCGCCGCTTCAGCGCCTTCGCCTCCTCCCGCACCTGCGCCGCGCTCTTGTTGTCAATGTCCGGCACCGCGTCATCATCATGAAACATCATCGCATCGAAGCCGTGCTTCTTGAGCTGCTCCAGCTTCCACTCAAACGACCGCGCCTGCCGCGTCGGCGGCCCATACGGATCCTGACCTTCACTCAGATTCCACGGCCCGAAACAAAACTTGTAGTTGATTTTTGACATAGGCTTTCCCGCAACTAATACCCCCTTGCCTCCCCCTCGGCAAAGAAAAAAGGCCCCCCACCCCCCGCGCCAACTTCCGCCCCGCCCCCGCCCGCCTCCGGACGCCCGCCCCCATTCCCCGCTTGCCTCGCTCCCCCGTTTTGCCCTATTGATTTTTCATGGCATCGCGCAACCAAACTCCTGCCTCCAGCGCCCCGGCCCCCTTCAACCTTGGGGCCTTCCTCGACTCCTGCACCGAACAGGTCAACCGCGGCCTCGACCGCTTCCTCCCCAAGGCCACCTGCAAACCCGCCACCCTCCATCAGGCCATGCGCTACTCCCTGTTCGCCGGCGGCAAGCGCATGCGCCCCGCCCTTTGCTTCGCCGCCGCCCAGGCCTGCGGCGGCCAGCTTGAAGACGCCCTCCCCCTGGCCTGTGCCGTCGAGTGCATCCACACCTACTCCCTCATCCATGACGACCTCCCCGCCATGGACAACGACGATTTCCGCCGTGGCAAACCCACCAACCACAAGGTCTTTGGCGAGGCCATGGCCATCCTCGC harbors:
- a CDS encoding TIM barrel protein — protein: MSKINYKFCFGPWNLSEGQDPYGPPTRQARSFEWKLEQLKKHGFDAMMFHDDDAVPDIDNKSAAQVREEAKALKRRLDDLGIAAEIVAPRLWFSPMTIDGAYTSNDPKCRRYAIERSKRCIDVARYLGTDLIVLWLAREGSYLREAKNARKCVDYLVEAIDAQLEYDKKIRIAIEPKPNEPMDVAYIPTIGHALALAQLTCDPKRVGCLIETAHAILAGLDPADEIDFAMAFGKLWSIHLNDQNGLKFDQDKPFGSANLRVAFNQVRALERNGYGRRGEYVAFDVHPFRTTKEEHWMAHLINSRATFLRLVEKARTFDEKAAQQLIAARDYQALDQMVLEHLMGR
- the ppk1 gene encoding polyphosphate kinase 1, translating into MAEKSPVEVPLYLNRELSWMEFNQRVLNEAMDASVPLLERVKFLAITSSNLDEFFEVRVAGLKQQLESGVWQREADGYTPPELFKALSRRIHRFVEEQYRCWNQVLRPALAERGIRLLEAKDLSRADVAFLEGFYRKYARPVLTPMGIDPTHPFPLVLNKSLNLIVRLAVQGPGKRRQIRLAIVQVPQNLPRLLRLPREDGRRDYILQSHVIGLFLGDLFAGSKILGHWLFRVTRNSELYIDEEDVSNLLEAVAEELHRRRRGDAVRLAVQHDCPEDIRQELLQHLNLSEEDLYLINGPMNPVRLMALLEGEHSPELRDPPFTPRVAPALRGRSDLFAVIRRQDVLLHHPYESFQSVVDFLQQAAEDPQVLAIKQTLYRTGGDPRIVGALRQAVRNGKQVTAGVELKARFDEANNIEWARQLEEAGVHVVYGLVGYKIHAKVTLVVRNEEEGIRRYLHLSTGNYNPTTARLYTDVGFFTCREDFVEDATNFFNLLTGVCQYLPMKKLVLAPFELHGRVVALIRREAENARRGLPARIIAKMNALVDKEVIDALYEASQAGVEVELIVRGICCLRPGLPGISERIRVRSIVDRFLEHSRVFYFENACQPEVYLSSADWMPRNFYKRIEVMWPVEDGNLRERIIQEILALPLRDNVKASVLLPDGQYQRASRAPGEAAHRSQMEFIERATEAEKQAAAPPRVKSKYPKVQVRLRPEGP